TTATTCTAATAAGCTACCTACAGAAACAAGTGAAAGATTAATCTTTGTTGCACAAAAATAATAGTATGGCTGGGTAGTTGAATAAATGTGATTTAAGCTGGGAATATTAATTGACAAAGGGGTTTACCTGTGGTAAACTAGCAATTGAAGGTGGATGTACATAAGGAGTCATCTGCAAATTTTTCAGTATATGGAGGAATGTTTTAAATGGTTAAAGGTACAGTAAAATGGTTCAATGCTACAAAAGGTTATGGATTTATTTCAACTGAAGCTGGAGAAGATGTATTCGTTCACTACTCAGCAATTGGTGGAGATGGATTTAAGACTTTAGATGAGGGACAAAATGTTGAATTTGAAATAGTTCAAGGCGAAAAAGGACCTCAAGCTACAAATGTTACAAAACTATAATCGAATATAATAGGTAACTTTTTTAATATATATAGTTTTTGACGGTAGCAGCCCCTCTATGGGGCTTTAAATATTTTTTGATAAAAGAGAAAAAATTAAGTAAAATATATATAATAGATTTAAGCTAAACTTTTATTTTAAAGGAATAAGATAGAACATATATAAATTTTCAGGAGACCAACTATGAAATGTCAAGTAAAAATGTTTGAA
This window of the Proteiniborus ethanoligenes genome carries:
- a CDS encoding cold-shock protein: MVKGTVKWFNATKGYGFISTEAGEDVFVHYSAIGGDGFKTLDEGQNVEFEIVQGEKGPQATNVTKL